A stretch of the Neodiprion lecontei isolate iyNeoLeco1 chromosome 4, iyNeoLeco1.1, whole genome shotgun sequence genome encodes the following:
- the LOC107222768 gene encoding lethal(3)malignant brain tumor-like protein 3 isoform X4: MNNHVSSRMEEEIVVDDHIETINGGTHLSGEKAAAVMPLLYIQQGKLHAGQPVSGNQTITASSQSQLASIITPIVTSQNKVFIKSNSQVSTAQNKPHIIIHHHRPITTLSTSSSNQSQKHIVLRKTNTTTAQIVPLQTTQGSQPHAQAGKHTFAYLSNLIKPNKSRETVVIPAGALSTTQVAKPKLVIAPVISQLSQPSSGSTTPVQSQPSKHTTNLLLPVTIPQHSGPAKQGMFNLKINNGQISTDNKGTITVLRESKGGSSGIHPPPLHPLSKMSLLNSVKGKGSSTDGIKITENADSAVITPIPNKDDDAPPEKRKKTISNILRGSGEKRSKKQNYSKSSQDNAGDALCSPVSLDLDHDKNKKRQNDDDITLIKVVPSEDKRLKLDAALDDEIKIEIIKSQPSVDSDAATDFNGERKSGAQVSESKEITSNFHQTDPNFDPAKVLDWQDGVGTLPGSTLKFRMNEFGMMEMVEEEDGKQVKGKNSVDKENVCLSQNSSNASLSAMSADKKIEEKKSRPVAADTIYCCESCGCYGLAAEFESPNSCGPSCTEIIEAKKVALIRKEKDLKELRAKRNRKRLLQEQHHRHNNNLEPQQQKEQQPSQSQLQPQSQKPKQQRPQSIESDEQCVSKSETDEDPKYGAPTPPEEIQEDNDSKYPWQTGKLGFSWAKYLEHTKAKAAPVKLFKDAFPYSKNHFKIGMKLEGIDPEHPSHYCVLTVVEVVGYRIRLHFDGYPENYDFWVNADSMDIFPVGWADKNGHKLDPPKGYVASNFSWTAYLKTCKAPAAPKTIFSNKSTLFPNGFRQGMKLEAVDRKHSSLVCVASIAELMDSRILVHFDSWDEVYDYWADASSPYIHPVGWCHHNGHSLTPPNNYKDPKAFTWEVYLRETRSVAAPARAFKQRPPCGFKRGMKLEAVDKRVPQLIRVATVEDVKDHVLKIRFDGWPEHHAYWIDDDAPDIHPMGWCLKTGHPLEPPLTPENLNDRPECGTYGCRGIGHVKGPKYATHNSASGCPYSPQNLVRLKLLPDRLNVKQDSCDFEEDIHDRPKGDKFERIRMERSDKNEKYLYHDDKSERISRVEHSENPFEFKHEKTEYPERSGRFRTNHSDGQTDDDESSKKRKKRRKISEEISTLSPAGYFGDASAISIPYAANIPDKQLRTEIYHSVYNPGYNPLPDAPHIWAKHSNALNRVVAKQNTDPRRWSNEEVIKFIHSVPNCREIGSIFRKNSIDGEAFLMLTQEDLVSLLGLRLGPAIKLYNSIVLLRRRAA; this comes from the exons ATGAACAATCACGT CTCCAGTAGAATGGAGGAGGAAATAGTGGTGGATGATCACATCGAGACTATCAATGGTGGAACACATTTATCAGGGGAGAAAGCAGCAGCCGTTATGCCTCTTCTGTATATTCAACAAGGCAAACTTCATGCAGGACAGCCAGTGTCCGGAAACCAGACGATAACTGCATCTTCTCAGTCCCAACTAGCTTCGATTATTACTCCA atTGTCACTAGCCAAAACAAAGTATTTATAAAAAGTAATTCTCAAGTAAGTACTGCTCAAAACAAACCACACATTATCATTCACCATCATCGGCCGATTACCACATTGAGCACGTCATCTAGCAACCAGTCACAGAAACACATCGTTCTGCGAAAAACTAATACAACCACAGCCCAGATTGTACCACTCCAAACGACTCAAGGATCCCAGCCACATGCGCAAGCAGGAAAGCACACCTTTGCATATCTCAGCAACCTTATTAAGCCCAATAAATCAAGGGAAACAGTTGTTATTCCAGCAG GAGCATTATCCACAACACAAGTTGCAAAACCAAAGTTAGTAATTGCTCCTGTGATATCCCAGTTATCTCAGCCATCATCGGGTAGCACAACGCCTGTTCAGAGTCAACCGTCAAAACATACAACTAATTTGCTGCTCCCAGTCACCATTCCTCAGCATAGTGGACCTGCTAAACAGGGCatgtttaatttgaaaatcaacaatGGCCAAATCAGTACAGACAACAAAGGAACTATCACAG tTCTACGAGAATCAAAAGGTGGCAGCTCTGGAATTCATCCACCTCCGCTTCACCCATTGTCAAAAATGAGCTTACTGAATTCAGTAAAGGGTAAGGGAAGTTCAACCGATGGCATAAAAATAACGGAGAACGCAGATTCTGCAGTGATAACGCCGATTCCAAATAAAGACGATGATGCGCCACCCGAAAAACGGAAGAAAACTATAAGCAACATACTGCGAGGCAGTGGCGAGAAACGAAGCAAAAAGCAAAACTATTCAAAGTCGTCACAGGATAACGCGGGTGACGCACTTTGCTCACCAGTCAGTCTAGATTTAGAtcacgataaaaataaaaaacgtcaGAATGATGACGACATTACTCTAATCAAGGTAGTACCCAGCGAAGATAAGAGACTGAAATTAGACGCGGCGTTGGACGATGAAATcaagattgaaataattaaatcacAGCCGAGCGTCGACAGCGATGCTGCAACGGATTTTAATGGCGAACGTAAATCTGGCGCCCAGGTTAGCGAGTCGAAAGAGATTACCagtaattttcatcaaacCGATCCGAATTTCGATCCTGCAAAGGTACTAGATTGGCAAGATGGTGTTGGAACACTGCCTGGGAGCACTTTGAAG tttCGTATGAATGAATTCGGGATGATGGAAATGGTTGAGGAAGAAGATGGCAAACAAGTAAAGGGAAAAAATAGCGTTGACAAAGAAAATGTATGTCTGTCACAAAATTCGTCTAATGCCAGCCTTTCAGCGATGAGTGCCGATAAAAAAA tagaggaaaaaaaatcgagaccTGTTGCTGCAGACACCATTTATTGCTGCGAAAGTTGTGGATGCTACGGTTTGGCTGCAGAATTCGAGAGTCCAAATTCGTGTGGCCCATCCTGTACAGAGATAATAGAAGCAAAAAAGGTCGCATTAATACGCAAGGAGAAAGATCTGAA AGAATTGCGTGCAAAACGAAATCGCAAGAGGTTATTGCAGGAGCAGCATCACCGCCACAATAATAATCTTGAACCCCAACAGCAAAAAGAGCAACAACCATCACAGTCACAGTTACAGCCTCAGTCACAGAAACCAAAGCAACAGCGACCACAGTCAATAGAGTCAGATGAGCAGTGCGTATCCAAGTCTGAAACGGACGAGGATCCTAAATATGGAGCTCCTACTCCACCGGAAGAAATCCAAGAAGATAATGATTCCAAG TACCCCTGGCAAACTGGAAAGTTAGGTTTTTCATGGGCAAAGTACTTGGAACACACCAAGGCCAAAGCTGCACCagtaaagttattcaaagatGCTTTTCCATATAGTAAAAACCATTTCAAAATTGGAATGAAACTAGAAGGAATAGACCCCGAACATCCATCTCATTATTGCGTTTTGACTGTTGTTGAAGTCGTAG GCTATAGAATACGCCTACATTTCGATGGATACCCAGAGAATTATGATTTTTGGGTGAATGCTGATAGTATGGATATTTTTCCTGTTGGTTGGGCTGACAAAAACGGTCACAAATTGGATCCTCCCAAGGGATACGTTGCGAGTAACTTTAGCTGGACAGCTTATTTGAAAACATGCAAAGCCCCAGCAGCTCCAAAGactatattttcaaacaaaagc acacTTTTTCCAAACGGATTTCGACAAGGCATGAAGCTTGAAGCTGTGGACAGAAAGCATTCCTCGCTAGTATGTGTTGCCAGTATTGCAGAGCTAATGGATTCGCGAATATTGGTTCACTTTGATTCTTGGGATGAAGTATATGACTATTGGGCAGACGCGAGTTCGCCCTACATCCATCCCGTCGGTTGGTGTCATCACAACGGGCACAGTCTTACACCACCAAATA ACTACAAGGATCCAAAGGCATTTACTTGGGAAGTCTACCTTAGAGAGACCAGATCGGTGGCTGCACCAGCAAGAGCCTTCAAACAGCGTCCACCCTGTGGATTCAAACGTGGCATGAAATTGGAAGCTGTAGACAAACGAGTACCTCAATTGATCAGAGTCGCGACTGTCGAGGACGTCAAAGATCACGT GTTGAAAATTCGTTTCGATGGTTGGCCTGAACACCATGCCTATTGGATTGACGACGATGCACCTGACATTCACCCGATGGGCTGGTGCCTAAAAACTGGCCATCCCTTGGAGCCACCCTTGA CGCCTGAGAATCTTAATGATCGTCCCGAATGTGGGACATATGGATGCCGCGGTATTGGTCATGTGAAGGGACCCAAGTATGCAACGCATAATTCTGCATCCGGCTGCCCATACTCACCACAAAACTTGGTCAGACTCAAACTGTTACCAGACAGACTAAACGTGAAACAAGATTCCTGTGACTTCGAAGAAGATATACATGACCGACCGAAGGGggataaatttgaaagaatacGAATGGAACGTAGTGACAAGAATGAAAAGTACTTGTACCATGACGATAAGTCGGAAAGAATATCGAGAGTCGAACATTCGGAAAATCCGTTCGAATTTAAACATGAGAAGACCGAGTATCCGGAGAG ATCTGGAAGATTTCGAACCAACCACAGCGATGGGCAaaccgacgacgacgagtcatcgaagaaacgaaaaaagcg ACGAAAAATATCTGAAGAAATATCAACTCTCTCTCCGGCCGGATATTTCGGCGATGCATCAGCAATTTCGATACCGTATGCGGCAAATATTCCCGACAAACAGCTCCGTACGGAGATATATCACTCCGTTTACAATCCAGGATACAATCCACTTCCAGATGCTCCTCATATATGGGCTAAGCACAGTAATGCTTTGAACAGAGTTGTCGCCAAACAGAACACCGACCCACGGCGATGGTCGAACGAGGAAGTGATTAAGTTCATACACAGCGTTCCTAACTGCCGAGAAATTGGCagtatttttcgtaaaaac AGCATCGATGGTGAGGCGTTTCTGATGCTAACTCAAGAAGATTTGGTCTCGCTACTCGGCCTACGGCTTGGCCCGgctataaaattatataatagtATAGTTTTGCTGCGTCGACGAGCGGCGTGA
- the LOC107222768 gene encoding lethal(3)malignant brain tumor-like protein 3 isoform X5: MEEEIVVDDHIETINGGTHLSGEKAAAVMPLLYIQQGKLHAGQPVSGNQTITASSQSQLASIITPIVTSQNKVFIKSNSQVSTAQNKPHIIIHHHRPITTLSTSSSNQSQKHIVLRKTNTTTAQIVPLQTTQGSQPHAQAGKHTFAYLSNLIKPNKSRETVVIPAGALSTTQVAKPKLVIAPVISQLSQPSSGSTTPVQSQPSKHTTNLLLPVTIPQHSGPAKQGMFNLKINNGQISTDNKGTITVLRESKGGSSGIHPPPLHPLSKMSLLNSVKGKGSSTDGIKITENADSAVITPIPNKDDDAPPEKRKKTISNILRGSGEKRSKKQNYSKSSQDNAGDALCSPVSLDLDHDKNKKRQNDDDITLIKVVPSEDKRLKLDAALDDEIKIEIIKSQPSVDSDAATDFNGERKSGAQVSESKEITSNFHQTDPNFDPAKVLDWQDGVGTLPGSTLKFRMNEFGMMEMVEEEDGKQVKGKNSVDKENVCLSQNSSNASLSAMSADKKIEEKKSRPVAADTIYCCESCGCYGLAAEFESPNSCGPSCTEIIEAKKVALIRKEKDLKELRAKRNRKRLLQEQHHRHNNNLEPQQQKEQQPSQSQLQPQSQKPKQQRPQSIESDEQCVSKSETDEDPKYGAPTPPEEIQEDNDSKYPWQTGKLGFSWAKYLEHTKAKAAPVKLFKDAFPYSKNHFKIGMKLEGIDPEHPSHYCVLTVVEVVGYRIRLHFDGYPENYDFWVNADSMDIFPVGWADKNGHKLDPPKGYVASNFSWTAYLKTCKAPAAPKTIFSNKSTLFPNGFRQGMKLEAVDRKHSSLVCVASIAELMDSRILVHFDSWDEVYDYWADASSPYIHPVGWCHHNGHSLTPPNNYKDPKAFTWEVYLRETRSVAAPARAFKQRPPCGFKRGMKLEAVDKRVPQLIRVATVEDVKDHVLKIRFDGWPEHHAYWIDDDAPDIHPMGWCLKTGHPLEPPLTPENLNDRPECGTYGCRGIGHVKGPKYATHNSASGCPYSPQNLVRLKLLPDRLNVKQDSCDFEEDIHDRPKGDKFERIRMERSDKNEKYLYHDDKSERISRVEHSENPFEFKHEKTEYPERSGRFRTNHSDGQTDDDESSKKRKKRRKISEEISTLSPAGYFGDASAISIPYAANIPDKQLRTEIYHSVYNPGYNPLPDAPHIWAKHSNALNRVVAKQNTDPRRWSNEEVIKFIHSVPNCREIGSIFRKNSIDGEAFLMLTQEDLVSLLGLRLGPAIKLYNSIVLLRRRAA, from the exons ATGGAGGAGGAAATAGTGGTGGATGATCACATCGAGACTATCAATGGTGGAACACATTTATCAGGGGAGAAAGCAGCAGCCGTTATGCCTCTTCTGTATATTCAACAAGGCAAACTTCATGCAGGACAGCCAGTGTCCGGAAACCAGACGATAACTGCATCTTCTCAGTCCCAACTAGCTTCGATTATTACTCCA atTGTCACTAGCCAAAACAAAGTATTTATAAAAAGTAATTCTCAAGTAAGTACTGCTCAAAACAAACCACACATTATCATTCACCATCATCGGCCGATTACCACATTGAGCACGTCATCTAGCAACCAGTCACAGAAACACATCGTTCTGCGAAAAACTAATACAACCACAGCCCAGATTGTACCACTCCAAACGACTCAAGGATCCCAGCCACATGCGCAAGCAGGAAAGCACACCTTTGCATATCTCAGCAACCTTATTAAGCCCAATAAATCAAGGGAAACAGTTGTTATTCCAGCAG GAGCATTATCCACAACACAAGTTGCAAAACCAAAGTTAGTAATTGCTCCTGTGATATCCCAGTTATCTCAGCCATCATCGGGTAGCACAACGCCTGTTCAGAGTCAACCGTCAAAACATACAACTAATTTGCTGCTCCCAGTCACCATTCCTCAGCATAGTGGACCTGCTAAACAGGGCatgtttaatttgaaaatcaacaatGGCCAAATCAGTACAGACAACAAAGGAACTATCACAG tTCTACGAGAATCAAAAGGTGGCAGCTCTGGAATTCATCCACCTCCGCTTCACCCATTGTCAAAAATGAGCTTACTGAATTCAGTAAAGGGTAAGGGAAGTTCAACCGATGGCATAAAAATAACGGAGAACGCAGATTCTGCAGTGATAACGCCGATTCCAAATAAAGACGATGATGCGCCACCCGAAAAACGGAAGAAAACTATAAGCAACATACTGCGAGGCAGTGGCGAGAAACGAAGCAAAAAGCAAAACTATTCAAAGTCGTCACAGGATAACGCGGGTGACGCACTTTGCTCACCAGTCAGTCTAGATTTAGAtcacgataaaaataaaaaacgtcaGAATGATGACGACATTACTCTAATCAAGGTAGTACCCAGCGAAGATAAGAGACTGAAATTAGACGCGGCGTTGGACGATGAAATcaagattgaaataattaaatcacAGCCGAGCGTCGACAGCGATGCTGCAACGGATTTTAATGGCGAACGTAAATCTGGCGCCCAGGTTAGCGAGTCGAAAGAGATTACCagtaattttcatcaaacCGATCCGAATTTCGATCCTGCAAAGGTACTAGATTGGCAAGATGGTGTTGGAACACTGCCTGGGAGCACTTTGAAG tttCGTATGAATGAATTCGGGATGATGGAAATGGTTGAGGAAGAAGATGGCAAACAAGTAAAGGGAAAAAATAGCGTTGACAAAGAAAATGTATGTCTGTCACAAAATTCGTCTAATGCCAGCCTTTCAGCGATGAGTGCCGATAAAAAAA tagaggaaaaaaaatcgagaccTGTTGCTGCAGACACCATTTATTGCTGCGAAAGTTGTGGATGCTACGGTTTGGCTGCAGAATTCGAGAGTCCAAATTCGTGTGGCCCATCCTGTACAGAGATAATAGAAGCAAAAAAGGTCGCATTAATACGCAAGGAGAAAGATCTGAA AGAATTGCGTGCAAAACGAAATCGCAAGAGGTTATTGCAGGAGCAGCATCACCGCCACAATAATAATCTTGAACCCCAACAGCAAAAAGAGCAACAACCATCACAGTCACAGTTACAGCCTCAGTCACAGAAACCAAAGCAACAGCGACCACAGTCAATAGAGTCAGATGAGCAGTGCGTATCCAAGTCTGAAACGGACGAGGATCCTAAATATGGAGCTCCTACTCCACCGGAAGAAATCCAAGAAGATAATGATTCCAAG TACCCCTGGCAAACTGGAAAGTTAGGTTTTTCATGGGCAAAGTACTTGGAACACACCAAGGCCAAAGCTGCACCagtaaagttattcaaagatGCTTTTCCATATAGTAAAAACCATTTCAAAATTGGAATGAAACTAGAAGGAATAGACCCCGAACATCCATCTCATTATTGCGTTTTGACTGTTGTTGAAGTCGTAG GCTATAGAATACGCCTACATTTCGATGGATACCCAGAGAATTATGATTTTTGGGTGAATGCTGATAGTATGGATATTTTTCCTGTTGGTTGGGCTGACAAAAACGGTCACAAATTGGATCCTCCCAAGGGATACGTTGCGAGTAACTTTAGCTGGACAGCTTATTTGAAAACATGCAAAGCCCCAGCAGCTCCAAAGactatattttcaaacaaaagc acacTTTTTCCAAACGGATTTCGACAAGGCATGAAGCTTGAAGCTGTGGACAGAAAGCATTCCTCGCTAGTATGTGTTGCCAGTATTGCAGAGCTAATGGATTCGCGAATATTGGTTCACTTTGATTCTTGGGATGAAGTATATGACTATTGGGCAGACGCGAGTTCGCCCTACATCCATCCCGTCGGTTGGTGTCATCACAACGGGCACAGTCTTACACCACCAAATA ACTACAAGGATCCAAAGGCATTTACTTGGGAAGTCTACCTTAGAGAGACCAGATCGGTGGCTGCACCAGCAAGAGCCTTCAAACAGCGTCCACCCTGTGGATTCAAACGTGGCATGAAATTGGAAGCTGTAGACAAACGAGTACCTCAATTGATCAGAGTCGCGACTGTCGAGGACGTCAAAGATCACGT GTTGAAAATTCGTTTCGATGGTTGGCCTGAACACCATGCCTATTGGATTGACGACGATGCACCTGACATTCACCCGATGGGCTGGTGCCTAAAAACTGGCCATCCCTTGGAGCCACCCTTGA CGCCTGAGAATCTTAATGATCGTCCCGAATGTGGGACATATGGATGCCGCGGTATTGGTCATGTGAAGGGACCCAAGTATGCAACGCATAATTCTGCATCCGGCTGCCCATACTCACCACAAAACTTGGTCAGACTCAAACTGTTACCAGACAGACTAAACGTGAAACAAGATTCCTGTGACTTCGAAGAAGATATACATGACCGACCGAAGGGggataaatttgaaagaatacGAATGGAACGTAGTGACAAGAATGAAAAGTACTTGTACCATGACGATAAGTCGGAAAGAATATCGAGAGTCGAACATTCGGAAAATCCGTTCGAATTTAAACATGAGAAGACCGAGTATCCGGAGAG ATCTGGAAGATTTCGAACCAACCACAGCGATGGGCAaaccgacgacgacgagtcatcgaagaaacgaaaaaagcg ACGAAAAATATCTGAAGAAATATCAACTCTCTCTCCGGCCGGATATTTCGGCGATGCATCAGCAATTTCGATACCGTATGCGGCAAATATTCCCGACAAACAGCTCCGTACGGAGATATATCACTCCGTTTACAATCCAGGATACAATCCACTTCCAGATGCTCCTCATATATGGGCTAAGCACAGTAATGCTTTGAACAGAGTTGTCGCCAAACAGAACACCGACCCACGGCGATGGTCGAACGAGGAAGTGATTAAGTTCATACACAGCGTTCCTAACTGCCGAGAAATTGGCagtatttttcgtaaaaac AGCATCGATGGTGAGGCGTTTCTGATGCTAACTCAAGAAGATTTGGTCTCGCTACTCGGCCTACGGCTTGGCCCGgctataaaattatataatagtATAGTTTTGCTGCGTCGACGAGCGGCGTGA